In one Vidua chalybeata isolate OUT-0048 chromosome 4, bVidCha1 merged haplotype, whole genome shotgun sequence genomic region, the following are encoded:
- the RPL34 gene encoding 60S ribosomal protein L34 gives MVQRLTYRRRLSYNTASNKTRLSRTPGNRIVYLYTKKVGKAPKSACGICPGRLRGVRAVRPKVLMRLSKTKKHVSRAYGGSMCAKCVRDRIKRAFLIEEQKIVVKVLKAQAQSQKSK, from the exons ATGGTGCAGCGCCTGACATACCGCCGTAGGTTGTCCTACAACACAGCTTCCAACAAGACCAGACT GTCCCGAACACCCGGGAACAGGATTGTTTACCTTTACACCAAGAAAGTGGGAAAGGCCCCCAAGTCAGCATGTGGTATTTGCCCAGGAAGACTTCGTGGT GTCCGTGCTGTGCGCCCCAAAGTTCTGATGAGGCTGTCAAAAACAAAGAAGCACGTTAGCAGAGCCTACGGTGGCTCCATGTGTGCCAAGTGTGTCCGTGATAG gatcAAACGAGCTTTTCTTATTGAGGAGCAGAAGATCGTTGTGAAGGTGTTGAAGGCACAAGCACAGAGCCAGAAGTCAAAGTGA